Sequence from the Ailuropoda melanoleuca isolate Jingjing chromosome 10, ASM200744v2, whole genome shotgun sequence genome:
CAGGTCACACTCTAGATCCCCAGCCACTAGGGGCAGATCTCGTTCTAGAACGCCAGCCCGTCGGGCCAGGTCTCGCTCTAGAACACCTGCCAGGCGGAGATCACGATCCAGAACACCCGCCAGACGTAGGTCTCGCTCTAGAACACCAGCCCGGCGGGGCAGGTCTCGCTCTAGAACACCTGCTAGGCGCAGATCTAGGACCCGATCACCAGTACGACGGAGGTCTCGTAGCAGGTCACCAGCCAGGAGAAGTGGCAGGTCACGCTCTAGAACCCCAGCCAGACGTGGTCGGTCACGCTCTCGAACCCCAGCCAGAAGAGGGAGATCTCGGTCTAGGACACCCACAAGACGACGATCTCGGTCTAGGACACCCGCAAGACGAGGACGATCTCGGTCTAGGACACCTGCAAGACGAAGATCTCGTAGTAGAAGTGTAGTTAGACGGGGAAGATCTCACTCAAGAACACCACAAAGAAGAGGCAGGTCTGGTTCGTCATCAGAGCGGAAGAACAAATCCAGAACGTCACAGAGAAGGAGCAGGTCCAACTCAAGCCCAGAAATGAAAAAATCTCGCATTTCTTCAAGGCGGAGCAGGTCTCTCTCTTCACCACGGTCCAAAGCAAAATCTCGCTTGTCTTTGAGGCGGAGCCTTTCAGGGTCCTCTCCATGTCCTAAACAGAAGTCTCGGACACCACCAAGGCGCAGTCGCTCTGGATCGTCCCAACCAAAAGCTAAATCGAGAACACCACCAAGGCGAAGTAGATCTGGTTCTTCTCCTCCTAATCAGAAATCTAAAACACCATCAAGACAGAGTTGTTCCAGTTCATCTCCTCAACCTAAAGTCAAGTCTGGAACGCCACCGAGGCAAGGGTCTGTAACAAGTCCCCAGGCAAATGAACAATCTGCAACACCACAGATACAGAGCCGTTCAGAATCATCACCTGACCCTGAGGTGAAATCTACAACCCCTTCAAGACATAGCTGTTCTGGGTCTTCTCCTCCTAGAGTGAAATCTAGCACACCTCCGAGACGGAGCCGATCTGGGTCATCATCTCCACAACCCAAAGTGAAGGCAGTAACGTCACCAATCCAAAGCCATTCCGGCTCCTCTTCTCCAAGTCCTAGCAGGGTGACATCTAAAACACCTCCAAGGCAAAGCAGATCAGAGTCTCCTTGCTCCAAGGTGGAATCTAGATTGTTGCAAAGACACAGCCGTTCTAGGTCCTCCTCACCAGATACCAAAGTGAAACCTGGAACACCACCAAGACAAAGTCACTCAGGGTCTACTTCGCCATGCCCTAAAGTAAAGCCCCAAACTCCATCGGGGTACAGTCTTTGTGGAGCGAAGTCACCATGTTCCCAAGAGAAGTCTAAAGACTCACCAGCACAAAGTTCTGGATCCTTCTCTGTCTGTCCAGGAGTAAAGTCTAGCACACCACCAGGAGAGCTATATTTTGCTGCCTCCTCTTTGCAACAGAAAGGACAATCTCAAACTTCACCAGACCCTAGGTCTGATACTTCAAGTCCAGAAATGAAACAGAGTCACTCTGAGTCTCCATCTCTGCAGAGCAAATCTCAGACACCTCTTAAGGGTGGCCGGTCCAGGTCCTCATCTCCAATCACTGAGCTGGCACCCAAATCTCCAGCAAGACAAGAAAGAAGCGAATTATCAAGCCCTAAGCTAAAATCTGGAATGTCTCCTGAGCAGAGCAAGTCTCAGTCTGACTCTTCCCCATATGCTGCAGTGGACTCTAAGTCTCTTCTGGGGCATAGTAGATTGGAGCCTTCTGAATTGAAAGAGAAGACAGTCTTACTCCTTCAGGAGGATATTACTGCATCATCTCCTAGACCAAGGGACAAATTGAGTCCTCTTCCAGTGCAGGAGAAGCCTGATTCCTCACCAGTACTCAGAGAGATGCCTAAAACCCCGTCAAGGGAAAGAGGCGGTGGTGTTGGATCATctccagacacaaaagaccaaaGTGCGTTAGCTAAGCCAAGCCAAGATGAGGAGTTAATGGAGGTGGTAGAGAAATCTGAGGAATCCTCAAACCAGGTTCTCTCCCATTTGTCTCCGGAACTTAAAGAAGTGGCGGGAAGTAACTTTGAATCATCTCCTGAAATAGAAGAAAGACCCACTGTGTCTTTGACTCTTGACCAAAGCCAGTCACAGACTTCTTTGGAAGTAGAAGTCCCTGCAGTAGCTTCAGCTTGGAGTGGGCCACATTTTTCTCCAGAACATAAGGAACTGTCTAATTCTCCCCCAAGGGAGAATAGTTTTGGGTCACCTTTAGAATTTAGAAACTCAGGCCCTGTTGCAGAAATGAATACTGGATTTTCTCCTGAAGTTAAAGAAGATTTGAATGGATCTTTTCCTAATCAGCTGGAGACAGATCCATTTGTAGATCTGAAAGAACAATCAACAAGGTCCTCTAGGCACAGCAGTTCTGAGTTATCCCCAGATGCAGTGGAAAAAGCTGGAATGTCTTCAAATCAGAGTGTTTCTTCGCCAGTACTTGATGCAGTACCCAGAACACCATCAAGGGAAAGAAGTAGCTCTGCATCTCCTGAACTGAAAGATGGTTTACCCAGAACCCCTTCGAGGAGGAGCAGGTCTGGGTCTTCTCCAGGACTTAGAGATGGGTCTGGGACTCCTTCAAGACACAGCCTATCTGGGTCCTCTCCTGGAATGAAAGATATACCTAGAACACCGTCCAGGGGGAGAAGCGAATGTGATTCTTCTCCAGAACCAAAAGCTTTGCCTCAGACTCCTAGGCCAAGAAGTCGTTCACCATCCTCCCCAGAGCTCAACAACAAGTGTCTTACCccccagagagaaagaagtggGTCAGAATCCTCAGTTGAACAGAAGACTGTGGCTAGGACTCCTCTTGGTCAGAGGAGTCGATCTGGATCTTCTCAAGAACTTGATGGGAAGCCAAGTGGATCCCCTCAAGAAAGAAGTGAATCAGACTCTTCTCCAGATTCTAAAGCTAAGACACGAGTACCACTTAGAGAAAGGAGTCGCTCTGGATCATCTCCAGAGATCGAGAGCAAATCCCGACCTTCTCCTCGGCGCAGTAGATCTGGCTCATCTCCTGAAGTTAAAGATAAACCAAGAGCAGCACCTAGGGCACAGAGTGGTTCTGATTCCTCCCCTGAACCCGAGGCCCCTGCCCTTCGGGCTCTTCCCAGACGAAGCAGGTCAGGTTCATCAAGTAAAGGCAGAGGTCCTTCTCCTGAAGGAAGCAGCAGTTCAGAGTCGTCTCCAGAACACCCACCCAAATCCAGAACTGCTAGAAGAAGCTCTAGGTCGTCACCAGAGCCTAAGACCAAGTCCCGTACTCCACCTCGCCGTCGCAGCTCACGATCATCTCCTGAGCTGACTAGGAAGGCCAGACTCTCTCGTAGAAGCCGCTCTGCATCATCCTCACCAGAGACCCGTTCTAGAACTCCTCCGAGACGCCGAAGAAGTCCTTCAGTGTCTTCCCCGGAGCCAGCTGAAAAGTCAAGATCCTCACGCCGCCGGCGCTCAGCTTCATCCCCACGTGCTAAAACAACTTCAAGGAGAGGCCGTTCTCCTTCACCAAAGGCTCGTGGGCTCCAGAGGTCCCGTTCCCGCTCAAGGAGGGAGAAAACCAGAACAACTCGACGTCGAGATAGGTCTGGATCTTCTCAGTCAACCTCTCGGAGAAGACAGCGGAGCCGGTCAAGGTCTCGGGTCACTCGTCGGCGGAGGGGAGGCTCTGGTTACCACTCAAGGTCTCCTGCCCGGCAGGAGAGTTCCCGAACTTCTTCGCGACGCCGAAGAGGCCGTTCTCGGACACCCCCGACCAGTCGGAAGCGGTCCCGCTCACGCACCTCACCAGCTCCGTGGAAACGTTCAAGGTCTCGGGCCTCTCCAGCTACTCATCGGCGATCCCGGTCCAGAACACCTCTGGTCAGCCGCCGTAGGTCCAGATCTCGAACCTCACCAGTCAGTCGGAGACGATCAAGGTCCAGGACATCAGTGACTCGACGAAGATCTCGATCCAGGGCATCCCCAGTGAGTCGAAGGCGATCCAGGTCTAGAACACCACCAGTAACCCGCCGTCGTTCAAGGTCCAGAACACCGACACGTCGGCGCTCCCGTTCTAGAACTCCTCCAGTGACCCGAAGAAGGTCTAGATCTAGGACTCCACCAGTAACCAGAAGGCGATCTCGAAGCAGAACTTCCCCTATCACTCGCAGAAGGTCGAGATCCAGAACGTCCCCAGTCACTCGCAGGAGATCTAGATCTCGCACGTCTCCGGTAAATCGAAGGAGGTCCCGCTCTCGAACCTCTCCAGTGACACGCCGCCGATCTCGGTCCCGATCACCTCCAGCTATTCGGCGCCGCTCTAGGTCTCGGACCCCACTGTTGCCACGCAAACGTTCTCGAAGTCGCTCTCCACTTGCTATCCGCCGCCGTTCTAGATCCCGTACTCCGCGAACAACTCGGGGCAAACGGTCCTTAACAAGATCTCCTCCTGCCATCCGAAGGCGTTCTGCATCTGGAAGTAGTTCTGATCGTTCACGTTCTGCTAGTCCTCCGGCAACAAGGAATCATTCTGGTTCTCGGACACCTCCAGTAGCGCTCAATAGCTCCAGAATGAGCTGCTTCAGTCGTCCTAGTATGTCACCAACACCTCTGGACCGCTGTCGATCACCTGGAATGCTTGAACCCCTTGGCAGCTCTAGAACACCGATGTCTGTCCTGCAGCAAGCTGGTGGCTCCATGATGGATGGTCCAGGTCCCCGAATTCCAGATCATCCAAGAACATCTGTGCCAGAAAATCACGCACAGTCTAGAATTGCACTTGCCCTGACAGCCATCAGTCTTGGCACTGCTCGGCCACCTCCATCCATGTCTGCTGCTGGCCTTGCTGCAAGAATGTCCCAGGTTCCAGCTCCAGTGCCTCTCATGAGTCTCAGAACGGCCCCAGCTGCTAGCCTGGCCAGTAGGATTCCTGCAGCCTCTGCAGCAGCCATGAACCTGGCCAGCGCCAGGACACCTGCCATACCAACAGCAGTGAACTTGGCTGACTCGAGAACACCAGCTGCAGCAGCAGCCATGAACTTGGCCAGCCCCAGAACAGCAGTGGCACCTTCTGCTGTGAACCTTGCTGACCCTCGCACCCCTACAGCCCCAGCTGTGAACCTAGCAGGAGCCAGAACCCCAGCTGCTTTGGCAGCTTTGAGTCTAACCGGCTCTGGCACACCCCCAACTGCTGCAAACTATCCCTCCAGCTCCAGAACACCCCAGGCTGCAGCCCCTGCAAACCTGGTGGGTCCTAGATCTGCACATGCCACAGCTCCTGTGAATATTGCCAGCTCAAGAACCCCTCCTGCCTTGGCACCTGCAAGCCTCACCAGTGCTAGAATGGCTCCAGCCTTGTCTGGTGCAAACCTTACCAGCCCCAGGGTGCCCCTCTCTGCCTATGAGCGTGTTAGTGGCAGAACCTCACCACCGCTTCTTGACAGAGCCAGATCCAGAACCCCACCAGGAGGTCCAGGTTCCAGAACCCCACCATCTGCTCTGAGCCAGTCTAGAATGACCTCTGAGCgggctccctctcctgcctctagAATGGTCCAGGCTCCCTCACAGTGTGTTCTCCCTCCAGCTCAGGATAGACCTAGGTCCCCTGTGCCATCTGCTTTTTCTGACCAGTCCCGAGCTTTGCTTGCCCAGACCACCCCTGTAGCAGGGTCTCAGTCCCTTTCCTCTGGGACAGTGGCCAGGACCACGTCCTCGGCTGGTGACCACAATGGCATGCTCTCTGGCCCTGTCCCTGGAACGTCCCATCCTGAGGGTGGGGAACCACCTGCCTCCACGGGGGCCCAGCAGCCTTCTGCATTGGCCGCCCTGCAGCCAGCAAAGGAGCGGCGGagttcctcctccagctcctcctccagctcctcctcgtcgtcgtcgtcgtcatCGTCCTCTTCCTCGTCCTCCTCTTCTGGTTCCAGTTCTAGCGACTCAGAGGGCTCTAGCCTTCCTACTCAGCCTGAGGCAGCACTGAAGAGGTGAGGGGCTTGACTTTTAGAACTGTTTCTACGGGGCAGGttctggggatggggggtggtggggagggagaagccctTTCCAGAGGTTCTCTGCTCTTTGAAGAAGGTATGGGGACCTTGACCCTTAAGCCGGGGGTAGAAGAgaatgctggggtgggggcagtggcgGGGGAGGAATGGGTCAGATAAAAGTCTCCAAAAGTTCATTCTCTAGAGGATAATGATGAGTTTTCCGTCTCTACAGAGGACAGAACTAGAGGAAATGGACTTAATTTTACAGCAGGAGGGATGGCAGTTAGACCTCAAGAGGAACTCCCTGGGCTGGAAGGATCTTCAGAGGTCATcccatccctctccctgcctccaggcaggacggcccctcccccagccaccccgCGCACACAGGGGCCTCCCCAAACTGTGGCTCTCCATGGAAGGAGACCACCCAGCTCGCCTTCCACACCTGAGCCCAGGGGCCTTATTTCTCCATCAGGGACATTCTTGAGGTTTAGCCTTGATCCCTTGTGCTGCGGGCCCCAGCCTGTTGCTTGTGTTAGCAGAGGTTGGGTCAGCTCGGGGCCACTGCTCTCCAGAGAATGCACTCACTGGCTCTCAGCTTGGAAAGCGCGCAGGGCCTTTCTgcggcacccctcccccactgccgtTCCTCCAGGCCAAGGAAGGTAGGGTTGGGGCTGGGGCAGCTTGTCTCCTTGTGACACTCTGCTTCTCCCGCAGGGTGcccagccccgccccagccccaaaGGAGGCTGTTCGAGAGGGACGTCCTCAGGAGCCGGCCCCAGCCAAGAGGAAGAGGCGCTCTAGTAGCTCCAgttccagctcctcctcctcgtcctcctcctcctcctcctcttcctcctcctcttcctcctcctcctcctcttcctcctcgtcctcctcctcctcctccacttcctcctccccctcccctgctaaGGCTGGCCCTCAGGCCTTGCCCAAACCTGCAAGCCCCAAGAAGCCGCCCCCTGGAGAGCGGAGGTGAGTGCTGCCTTGCTTGaggtggaaggggtggggggagaccctGGTGTGAGATCCCTGCCGGGAGTCTCAGGTGGACTGTGGTCTCTGGTTATGTGGGAGGAGTTGGGCTCTCCTCTCCCTACCACCTTCGTTGTGCCCTGTGGTGGCAAAGGGCTGCACCATCCAAGTGGGTGCTCCAGTCAGAATTGTGGAGTCCTaggttccttcctctccctgcccctgacaTGCAGCCTGTTCCCTGCTCCCAGGTCCCAGGGATTCTAGCTTTTAAATCTCCCCATTGCTCCTGCCAGGGCTCTGGTCTGGCCACCGTCATCTTCTCCCGACTCTGTCCACagcctcctccctgtctccctgtctccacGCCATTCTCTTCCACACGTAGCCAGAGGGATCTTTCTAAAACGCACATCTGGTTACTTCCCTCCACTCCACAAATCCTTCCGGGACGCCCTGTGGCCTGCAGGATAAAGCCCTACCTCTGCGGGAATGGCGTGTGAGGCTCTTCACCAACTGGCCTTGCCTGCCCTGTGTTCTCCTCTCCTGCCCGCCCCCACACATgccctgtgctccagccacacccaGCGCCTTGCAGTCTAAGGAGAACCCCATGCCTTTggacatgctgttccttctgcctggaattccCTTGTCCGCCTGGTGAACTCCTCGTTCTGCAAGACTCCGCTCAAACAGCACCTTCGAGAAGACtaccctgccccttccctgtcccACGTCCCCTCCCCCCGGGTCCCCAGACCTGTGTACATCGGTCCTTGTGGGGCTGCTTCCCATACACGGTGCCAAGTGGGCCTTCCGTGGCCTGCCTTCACCACCAGACTGAGCCCCTCCAAGGGCAGGGACTGTCTTTATCTTTGCATCCCCCGCTGCACCCCATGCCCTGCCCATTGGGGCACTCGGTGGATGGTGTGCGGGCGGATGGGTGAGTGAGCAGACAAAGGTGGGTCTGAGGCTGGCCCTGTGTGGTATGAGGTTTGGTGGTCAGGACCTGGGGGGTGGTCCTGAGTGCCGGCTGGCGGGTTTGGAAAACCGTGGTGCTATGGGGACTTACTCTGCTCCCCAGGTCCCGTAGCCCCCGGAAGCCAATAGACTCCCTTCGAGACTCTCGGTCTCTCAGCTACTCGCCTGCGGAGCGCCGccgcccctcaccccagccctcaCCACGGGACCAGCAGAGGTAGGGCCTCCTGTCAGTAACCAGCCCAGCCTGGCCACCATCACTCTGAACAGTTTTGAGGCCTGAAGGTGCCAGAGGTTGGTGTTGCATTGTGTGTGGTCTGATGTCTGTCCTGTGTTGTTGCAGCAGCAGCGAGCGGGGTTCCCGCAGAGGCCAGCGTGGGGACAGCCGCTCCCCGGGCCACAAGCGCAAGAGGGAGACACCTAGCCCCCGCCCTGTGCGGCACCGCTCCTCCAGGTGCGTCCTTATGGCACTCAAGTGCTAGGTCCCCTTCTGCATGCCCCAGCGCCGGCTGGTCTCTGCACTGACTGTCCCTTTTTCTGTTGCAGGTCTCCTTGAATTTTTCTGGGGGGAATTCCACCATACCCCAAGTTTTGGAGCTACAGGGAGTGTCCCCTTTCCCCAGCAGAGCCATGGGGAGGGGTCCTTGTCTGCCCCCCTTTGAACCCTGGCAGCATTTTGGGGGAAggctctctccttttcctccccccccttttttctttgttcctgtgAAATGTTAATCTCCGTGAGTTTTTTCCTGGTTCAtgttttggggggtttggggtggggtgggaatgaGAATGGGAGTTGCGGGAGGGGAGGATATACAGTTGGGGACACCCTGGTCTTGAGTTAGAAAGGGCCTGGGAGGCAGTGATGCCCCCTTTTACCTGTAAGttcctgggggggggcggtggtttGGAACTTGCGAACTTGTGTGTGAGGTGTTCCtggaaggaaggggcaggagtGGAAATTAGTTGGCCCCtactgcccccccccgccccggtgaGGTNccccccccccgccccggtgaGGTtgtggcccctcccccaacttttcTTCACGTTTCTTAAAggcattttggttttttaaaatctgtacagCAAGAGCaactttttctgtcaaataaaaatgagaaatgcagGAATTGGGTCTGTAGATGATTTATtaggggtggagagagagctgTTCTCTTActgactgcccccctccccccagtgcaCTCTGTTGGCTTCAGAGGACCTGTGTTGGGTGGCTCTAGGCTTGGGTCGTCCTCCATGGAGCCAACACACTGGCTGCAGCTTACTTTTGCTCCTTCCTTCAGAAGCTGCCTGGGAGCCTGCCTGGTAGCAGGAACAAAGCCTCAAACCTTGGGTCTCCAGGCCTCGGCTGGCCTCGGCTCTGGGTTTCTCCTAGTCCTGTGCCAGTGGCCTCAGAGGGGCAGACTGGGGTGGGGATGGTTGGCTGGGCCCACAGAGCTTGACCACAGGGAGTGGTCTCTCAAGGTGGCCTAGGCAAGCAAGGGGCTGAGGATGAGTCTTGCAGGGGAGCAGAACCATCCCAGGGAAGGTGATGCCTTAGGAAAGGGTGCACAGAAAAAGGCAGCAACCAGGCAGACACCCAAATCTcgtttattgggggggggggggggNGCTTCCTGAGTCCTGCGGCTTCATCACATCGGGTAGCTCAGGTGGGCTGGAGAAAGGCTCGATACGCAGGGCTTCGAAGGCTTCATCTGGTGGacaggggggtggggatgggtgggtggagagaGCTGGAGGGAGCAGCCACCCCTAGCTTGTAGGGTCCACTGAGCAAATCCCTACCTCTGCAGACTGAGTCTCCTCCATGATCCTACTAGAAGGTATCCCATACCTATAGGCCCAACCTGGActtcccatcccccagccccaccatccGGAGTCCTTTTCCTCACCCTTCACACCTACTAGCGAGTGTGCAAGAGCCCTACCCGGAATCTCTACCATCTCCTTGTTCTGTTCCACACCACCTCTCTACCAAGCACAGATTATTTCTTAAAGTTCAAACCAGACTGTTCTTCCCCTGCTTGAAACCTTCCAGTAGCTCCGCATCACTGTGAATAATTGCCCTTTTCCACCTGTCTCCTGTGCGCCCTGTGTTCCTACATCAATCTCTTCCCTGCCTTGGGGTCTTTATATTTGCTGGTCCCTAGCCTGCCACTCTGAATGGCTGGTTGTCTGGGGGCGTTCAGGGGGTCAACCCAAACATGACTCCTCAGAAAAGCCTTCCCCAGCTGTTCTACATAGACAGTCACCGCATCCCAGTACCTGTGTGCTGTGCAGGAGCATTTACCTGTCACTAGCCAAAACGGCCGTTTCTTCGAGCTGCTTCCCCCACTAGAACAGCAGCTCCAGAAAGCCCCATCTTGCCCCTGTCAGCACAGAGCAGATGAGCCCCACTTCCTAACCTTTCTCCTGCACTTCTCCCAGCAGGGAGGCTTCTCTCCACCCAGCTCAGGGTTCTCAACCAGTTAGGCCCCCACAGGAGAGCCGGCCATGTACCGCAGCCAATTTGGTTGTCATAACTTGGCAGAGTGGGTAGCTGGCCATCTAACAGGCCAGAGATGCTGAACAGCCCACAACGCACAAGACACATCACACGGAATTCTCTGACCCCAGATGCCAATGATGCTGACTTAAAAGACCCCTGGCTCAGCTTCACTAATTCATCTTCCAGGCCACAATCTGCAGTGACAATCTTAACCTTCATCCCATCTCTCATTTTTAGTTCGTTAAATCTAATACCATTTAACACTCGATTTGACTGAGCAGCCAGTTTGGGGTGGGTAAGTTGTGTCTTGCCCTTCCAAAAACTGTGTAAGGAAAACAATTACCCACGAAAAAGTGCATTTTTGCAACAAAAGTAGCACATGGGAGGAGCAAAGAACAGCCTGTCCAGTCCGTATTGTGTCCTGTATCAAGACTGCAATCCCCTGCCCCAGTGGTGATGCCACCTAGGGTCTAGTAACCCCCACATTCAGTGCCCTACCAGGGATTATAGGGAAAAACAAACCCCCCTCcgtgttcatttttttcatcaacaAAATAGGCCTACTGACATCTCCCAAGAGTCCCTGCAAGCCTACAGAAGACTGCCTTTAAGAGGAAGCAGAATGGGAGATGTGCTTTCAGTCCTTACCTGCTCCCCTCAGAAGGTCGCCCCTGTACAGGGCCTCACTGTATCAAGTCTGCACCAGCTGTGCGCCTGCCTTCTGTCGCTGAGAGGGTCGgggggagccctggggaaggCCCCTAAGACTTCCATTTGCTGAACACCCTCAGGCCAAGACCTGGGGTGCATGGGGGCTCACACCACCTGTGAGGCTGGCCTAGGTGTCACAGCCCTCCATGGAGATGGGAACTCCAGCCAGGAGGACTCAGGGCATGAAGCAACCGCCCAAAGACACGGCTGTTGAGACCCGGCACAGTGATCCTCATGAAATTCCAAAGTGTGGCCAAGGTTGTACACTCCTTCCTCAACCCTCACTACAGTTTtcttaaaagaagccagaaaagtcCTTACTTATCAACCGAATTTACTGAGCCATCCACACAAGCCTGGGTCCACAGCTGTAAAAACACAGTACAACCCCTGTTCAAGTTTCTAGGAACAGAAATTCaaacctctctttttcttgagGGAAGGAGATACACTGAAGGGCAGTAAACCACCCCCAAGCTTGGGTTTTTAACATTGGGCAGGGGGCATGTGGTTCATGAGAGCAGCCCCTGGGGCAGGCAAGGACTGCACATGAATTCCAGATCTGACAGTTCCAGCAAGTGACCTAATTTCCCCCAGGCTCAGTTACTCATCCTTGAAATGGGCACAACACAAGTCTGGCACGCACAGAGATGCTGCGAGATTAAGTGACGCCCTGCAAAGACTGCCTGACAGGGCACCCAGCTCAGGCAGGGTCCCAGCAGTCTGTATCTGAACCACAGCTCCCCAGCTGACTGccagcaagcctcagtttccatgtctCCAAAGTGGGGACAGCAGTGCTCCCCTCTTAGGGTACCGAGTTTTAAATGGAACAACGGAAATAAAATGCACAGTACAGGACCCAGTACTCAAGACCTCTGTAACAGAAGCTGGTATTGTGATTAGGGATATTTGAATCCCTCATAAAATTTCTACAAGCacctcctttgctttttttttttttctttgtggggaAACATACACTATCTCATACTGCCTGTGCTTTGTGCACTAGGAAGACACTACCCTGGAAGCTGGGAGGAACAacagcaggctccccagtgaccCCTTTCCTTGGCTGTTTTCGCCCGGCCCGGCTGCCCCGCTCACCTGCTCGGAAGGCCAGCCCTACAGTGGCTGGGGCCTGCGGCCGTGCCGTCTGACTAGTGAAGCCACACTCTCCCAGTGTCTTGCCGTCATCCAGAAGCTGGTCATCctgaggagagaggcaggcagggtgtTGGGAGAGGCCCCAGGAGGGCTGAGTCCCAGAGACTTCCCTGGTCAGCAACTCCCCTGGAAGTCAGAAGAGGGAAGATAGATGGCCCCAAGTGGGGCCCAGGACCA
This genomic interval carries:
- the SRRM2 gene encoding serine/arginine repetitive matrix protein 2 isoform X3, which gives rise to MYNGIGLPTPRGSGTNGYVQRNLSLVRGRRGERPDYKGEEELRRLEAALVKRPNPDILDHERKRRVELRCLELEEMMEEQGYEEQQIQEKVATFRLMLLEKDVNPGGKEETPGQRPAVTETHQLAELNEKKNERLRAAFGISDSYVDGSSFDPQRRAREAKQPAPEPPKPYSLVRESSSSRSPTPKQKKKKKKKDRGRSESSSPRRERKKSSKKKKHRSESESKKRKHRSPTPKSKRKSKDKKRKRSRSTTPAPKSRRAHRSTSADSASSSDTSRSRSRSAAAKTHTTALTGRSPSPVSGRRGEGDAPSKEPGTTNTGQPSSPEPSTKQPSSPHEDKDKDKEKSAVRPSPSPERSSTGPEPPAPTPLLAEQHGGSPQSLATTTLSQEPVNPPSEASPPRGCSLPKSPEKPPQSSSESCPPSPQPTKVSRHASSSPESPKPAPAPGSRREISSSPASKSRSHGRAKRDKSHSHSPSRRVGRSRSPTTTKRGRSRSRTPTKRGHSRSRSPQWRRSRSAQRWGRSRSPQRRGRSRSPQRPGWSRSRNTQRRGRSRSARRGRSHSRSPATRGRSRSRTPARRARSRSRTPARRRSRSRTPARRRSRSRTPARRGRSRSRTPARRRSRTRSPVRRRSRSRSPARRSGRSRSRTPARRGRSRSRTPARRGRSRSRTPTRRRSRSRTPARRGRSRSRTPARRRSRSRSVVRRGRSHSRTPQRRGRSGSSSERKNKSRTSQRRSRSNSSPEMKKSRISSRRSRSLSSPRSKAKSRLSLRRSLSGSSPCPKQKSRTPPRRSRSGSSQPKAKSRTPPRRSRSGSSPPNQKSKTPSRQSCSSSSPQPKVKSGTPPRQGSVTSPQANEQSATPQIQSRSESSPDPEVKSTTPSRHSCSGSSPPRVKSSTPPRRSRSGSSSPQPKVKAVTSPIQSHSGSSSPSPSRVTSKTPPRQSRSESPCSKVESRLLQRHSRSRSSSPDTKVKPGTPPRQSHSGSTSPCPKVKPQTPSGYSLCGAKSPCSQEKSKDSPAQSSGSFSVCPGVKSSTPPGELYFAASSLQQKGQSQTSPDPRSDTSSPEMKQSHSESPSLQSKSQTPLKGGRSRSSSPITELAPKSPARQERSELSSPKLKSGMSPEQSKSQSDSSPYAAVDSKSLLGHSRLEPSELKEKTVLLLQEDITASSPRPRDKLSPLPVQEKPDSSPVLREMPKTPSRERGGGVGSSPDTKDQSALAKPSQDEELMEVVEKSEESSNQVLSHLSPELKEVAGSNFESSPEIEERPTVSLTLDQSQSQTSLEVEVPAVASAWSGPHFSPEHKELSNSPPRENSFGSPLEFRNSGPVAEMNTGFSPEVKEDLNGSFPNQLETDPFVDLKEQSTRSSRHSSSELSPDAVEKAGMSSNQSVSSPVLDAVPRTPSRERSSSASPELKDGLPRTPSRRSRSGSSPGLRDGSGTPSRHSLSGSSPGMKDIPRTPSRGRSECDSSPEPKALPQTPRPRSRSPSSPELNNKCLTPQRERSGSESSVEQKTVARTPLGQRSRSGSSQELDGKPSGSPQERSESDSSPDSKAKTRVPLRERSRSGSSPEIESKSRPSPRRSRSGSSPEVKDKPRAAPRAQSGSDSSPEPEAPALRALPRRSRSGSSSKGRGPSPEGSSSSESSPEHPPKSRTARRSSRSSPEPKTKSRTPPRRRSSRSSPELTRKARLSRRSRSASSSPETRSRTPPRRRRSPSVSSPEPAEKSRSSRRRRSASSPRAKTTSRRGRSPSPKARGLQRSRSRSRREKTRTTRRRDRSGSSQSTSRRRQRSRSRSRVTRRRRGGSGYHSRSPARQESSRTSSRRRRGRSRTPPTSRKRSRSRTSPAPWKRSRSRASPATHRRSRSRTPLVSRRRSRSRTSPVSRRRSRSRTSVTRRRSRSRASPVSRRRSRSRTPPVTRRRSRSRTPTRRRSRSRTPPVTRRRSRSRTPPVTRRRSRSRTSPITRRRSRSRTSPVTRRRSRSRTSPVNRRRSRSRTSPVTRRRSRSRSPPAIRRRSRSRTPLLPRKRSRSRSPLAIRRRSRSRTPRTTRGKRSLTRSPPAIRRRSASGSSSDRSRSASPPATRNHSGSRTPPVALNSSRMSCFSRPSMSPTPLDRCRSPGMLEPLGSSRTPMSVLQQAGGSMMDGPGPRIPDHPRTSVPENHAQSRIALALTAISLGTARPPPSMSAAGLAARMSQVPAPVPLMSLRTAPAASLASRIPAASAAAMNLASARTPAIPTAVNLADSRTPAAAAAMNLASPRTAVAPSAVNLADPRTPTAPAVNLAGARTPAALAALSLTGSGTPPTAANYPSSSRTPQAAAPANLVGPRSAHATAPVNIASSRTPPALAPASLTSARMAPALSGANLTSPRVPLSAYERVSGRTSPPLLDRARSRTPPGGPGSRTPPSALSQSRMTSERAPSPASRMVQAPSQCVLPPAQDRPRSPVPSAFSDQSRALLAQTTPVAGSQSLSSGTVARTTSSAGDHNGMLSGPVPGTSHPEGGEPPASTGAQQPSALAALQPAKERRSSSSSSSSSSSSSSSSSSSSSSSSSSGSSSSDSEGSSLPTQPEAALKRVPSPAPAPKEAVREGRPQEPAPAKRKRRSSSSSSSSSSSSSSSSSSSSSSSSSSSSSSSSSSSSSTSSSPSPAKAGPQALPKPASPKKPPPGERRSRSPRKPIDSLRDSRSLSYSPAERRRPSPQPSPRDQQSSSERGSRRGQRGDSRSPGHKRKRETPSPRPVRHRSSRSP